A single Cellulomonas sp. SLBN-39 DNA region contains:
- the nirB gene encoding nitrite reductase large subunit NirB, with product MHARHLLVVGGGMVAQRLVEALRDRDTAGAWRVTVLAEEPRRPYDRVALTSFFSGRSPEELALGDPALWDDPLVTLVRGDKAVAVDRAARSVTTASGRTFGYDHLVLATGSYAWVPPMEGADLPGVFVYRTLDDVAALRGYVHDLQAERSGPVRGVVLGGGLLGLEAAGALDALGALPTVLQVDTHLMSAQVDLGGGEALRRLINRIGIGVRTQAMTTRVHEHRRGGVGRVELADGTRMDAEVVVVAAGVRPRDELARDAGLTIGPRGGVVVDDTCLTDDPDVSAVGEVACIQGACIGLVAPGYTMAEITVDRLLGGVSAFPGADTATKLKLAGVDVASFGDAFARTPGALEIVWADPVAGVYKKLVLSDDARTLLGGVLVGDASAYASLRPMLGRELPGDPSAFLLPEGTGGAPDLELPDDAGVCSCNNVSAGQIRHAVTDEGCHDLGAVKACTRAGTSCGSCLPLVKKLMATELEKLGVTVSTALCEHFALSRAQLYDAVRVAGVRTFTEVVERFGTRAGGRGCDICKPAVASILATTAPAHVLDGERAAMQDTNDHVMANLQKDGSYSVVPRMAGGEVTPAGLIAIGEVARDFGLYTKITGGQRVDMFGARIDQLPLIWRRLVDAGFESGHAYGKSLRTVKSCVGSTWCRFGVQDSVALAVMLELRYRGLRSPHKIKLGVSGCARECAEARGKDVGVIATDKGWNVYVGGNGGFTPRHAKLLAEDLDTPTLVRTIDRFLLYYVRTADRLQRTAPWIEEVEGGLDGVRAVVMDDSLGIAADLDAQMARHVEDYEDEWRATLDDPEKLRRFASFVNAPDTPDPSLAYVAERGQVRPATAAERAAAERGEPVLVAGSTLEVRS from the coding sequence ATGCACGCACGTCACCTGCTCGTCGTCGGCGGCGGCATGGTCGCCCAACGGCTCGTCGAGGCCCTGCGCGACCGCGACACGGCCGGCGCGTGGCGCGTCACCGTGCTCGCCGAGGAGCCGCGCCGCCCGTACGACCGGGTCGCGCTCACCAGCTTCTTCTCGGGCCGCTCGCCCGAGGAGCTCGCGCTCGGCGACCCGGCGCTGTGGGACGACCCGCTCGTCACGCTGGTCCGCGGCGACAAGGCTGTGGCGGTCGACCGGGCCGCCCGGTCCGTGACGACCGCGTCCGGCCGCACGTTCGGCTACGACCACCTCGTCCTGGCGACGGGCTCGTACGCGTGGGTGCCGCCCATGGAGGGTGCGGACCTGCCGGGCGTGTTCGTGTACCGCACGCTCGACGACGTCGCGGCGCTGCGCGGGTACGTGCACGACCTGCAGGCGGAGCGGTCCGGCCCGGTGCGCGGCGTGGTCCTCGGCGGCGGCCTGCTGGGCCTGGAGGCCGCCGGCGCGCTCGACGCGCTCGGGGCGCTCCCCACGGTGCTGCAGGTCGACACGCACCTGATGTCCGCGCAGGTGGACCTCGGCGGCGGCGAGGCGCTGCGCCGCCTGATCAACCGCATCGGGATCGGCGTGCGCACGCAGGCGATGACGACTCGCGTGCACGAGCACCGGCGCGGCGGGGTCGGCCGGGTCGAGCTCGCGGACGGCACGCGGATGGACGCCGAGGTCGTCGTCGTGGCCGCGGGCGTGCGGCCCCGCGACGAGCTGGCGCGCGACGCCGGCCTGACGATCGGCCCGCGCGGCGGTGTCGTCGTGGACGACACGTGCCTGACCGACGACCCGGACGTGTCCGCGGTCGGGGAGGTCGCGTGCATCCAGGGCGCCTGCATCGGCCTGGTCGCCCCCGGCTACACGATGGCGGAGATCACGGTCGACCGGCTGCTCGGGGGTGTCTCGGCGTTCCCCGGCGCCGACACGGCGACCAAGCTCAAGCTCGCGGGCGTCGACGTGGCGAGCTTCGGCGACGCGTTCGCCCGCACGCCCGGCGCGCTGGAGATCGTCTGGGCCGACCCGGTCGCGGGGGTCTACAAGAAGCTCGTGCTGTCCGACGACGCGCGCACCCTCCTCGGCGGTGTCCTCGTCGGCGACGCGAGCGCGTACGCGAGCCTGCGCCCCATGCTCGGCCGCGAGCTGCCCGGCGACCCGTCGGCGTTCCTGCTGCCCGAGGGCACCGGCGGCGCCCCCGACCTCGAGCTGCCCGACGACGCCGGGGTCTGCTCGTGCAACAACGTCTCGGCCGGGCAGATCCGGCACGCGGTGACCGACGAGGGCTGCCACGACCTCGGTGCCGTGAAGGCCTGCACGCGCGCCGGGACCAGCTGCGGCTCGTGCCTGCCGCTGGTCAAGAAGCTCATGGCGACCGAGCTGGAGAAGCTCGGCGTCACGGTGTCGACCGCCCTGTGCGAGCACTTCGCGCTCTCGCGGGCCCAGCTCTACGACGCCGTGCGCGTCGCGGGGGTCCGCACGTTCACCGAGGTCGTCGAGCGGTTCGGGACCCGGGCCGGGGGGCGCGGCTGCGACATCTGCAAGCCGGCCGTCGCCTCGATCCTGGCGACCACGGCGCCCGCGCACGTGCTGGACGGCGAGCGGGCCGCGATGCAGGACACCAACGACCACGTCATGGCGAACCTCCAGAAGGACGGCTCGTACTCGGTGGTACCCCGCATGGCCGGCGGCGAGGTCACCCCGGCCGGGCTCATCGCGATCGGCGAGGTCGCCCGCGACTTCGGGCTGTACACGAAGATCACCGGCGGGCAGCGGGTCGACATGTTCGGCGCCCGCATCGACCAGCTGCCGCTGATCTGGCGGCGCCTGGTCGACGCCGGGTTCGAGTCGGGCCACGCCTACGGCAAGTCGCTGCGCACCGTGAAGTCCTGCGTCGGGTCGACGTGGTGCCGGTTCGGGGTGCAGGACTCCGTCGCGCTGGCCGTGATGCTCGAGCTGCGGTACCGGGGCCTGCGCTCGCCGCACAAGATCAAGCTCGGGGTGTCGGGCTGCGCGCGCGAGTGCGCCGAGGCCCGCGGCAAGGACGTCGGCGTCATCGCCACCGACAAGGGCTGGAACGTCTACGTCGGCGGCAACGGCGGGTTCACGCCCCGGCACGCGAAGCTCCTCGCGGAGGACCTCGACACGCCGACCCTCGTGCGCACCATCGACCGCTTCCTCCTCTACTACGTGCGCACCGCCGACCGGCTGCAGCGCACCGCGCCGTGGATCGAGGAGGTCGAGGGCGGCCTGGACGGCGTGCGCGCCGTCGTCATGGACGACTCCCTCGGCATCGCCGCGGACCTCGACGCGCAGATGGCCCGGCACGTCGAGGACTACGAGGACGAGTGGCGCGCCACCCTCGACGACCCGGAGAAGCTGCGCCGGTTCGCGTCCTTCGTCAACGCCCCCGACACGCCCGACCCGTCGCTCGCGTACGTCGCCGAACGGGGGCAGGTCCGCCCAGCGACCGCCGCCGAGCGCGCCGCCGCCGAGCGCGGCGAACCCGTCCTCGTCGCCGGCTCGACCCTGGAGGTGCGGTCATGA
- a CDS encoding molybdopterin-dependent oxidoreductase translates to MSTPGTPRRPGPLAPGAGAAAAAGVAAGAVTTGTGALVALVTGASTDPLVAVGAAFVDATPPWLKDWAVATFGTADKAVLTAGSVLVLALLAALAGVLAWWRWPAGAVLVVVLGAVAGLAAVGRPDAGVLAALPSVAGALAGLLVLRALLARLPSTDDAGGTGSAGGTDGATAPDGVPPRAGASRRGFLQATALAAGGGVLAVALGRVGSTLVRGTAALREAVRLPAPARTAPPLGDVDLAVPGAEPWATPVTDFYRIDTALVVPRVDPATWTLRVHGLVEEEVVLTWDELLGSDLVEAWVTLACVSNPVGGDLVGNQRWLGLPVREVLARARPTGDADMVLSRSVDGFTASTPLEVLTDDRDALLAVAMDGQPLPAEHGFPVRMVVPGLYGYVSATKWVTELEVTRFDAVEAYWTQRGWSARGPVKTQSRIDVPRALAEVPAGDVVVAGTAWAQHRGVTGVQVRVDDGPWVDAELAADGGVDTWRQWRLVWAAEPGEHTLRVRALDPDGPQTGVPAEVVPDGATGYHAVDVTVV, encoded by the coding sequence GTGAGCACCCCCGGCACCCCCCGACGGCCCGGCCCGCTCGCCCCCGGCGCGGGGGCCGCCGCGGCCGCGGGCGTGGCCGCCGGTGCCGTGACCACCGGCACCGGCGCCCTCGTCGCCCTGGTCACCGGGGCCTCGACCGACCCGCTCGTCGCGGTGGGCGCCGCGTTCGTCGACGCCACTCCCCCGTGGCTCAAGGACTGGGCGGTCGCCACGTTCGGCACCGCCGACAAGGCCGTGCTCACGGCCGGGTCGGTGCTGGTGCTCGCGCTGCTCGCGGCGCTCGCCGGGGTGCTGGCGTGGTGGCGGTGGCCCGCCGGCGCCGTCCTCGTGGTCGTGCTCGGCGCCGTCGCCGGGCTCGCCGCGGTGGGCCGGCCCGACGCGGGCGTGCTCGCCGCGCTGCCGAGCGTGGCCGGGGCCCTGGCCGGGCTGCTGGTGCTGCGCGCGCTGCTGGCCCGTCTGCCGTCCACCGACGACGCCGGCGGGACGGGCAGCGCGGGCGGGACCGACGGCGCCACCGCCCCGGACGGCGTGCCGCCGCGTGCCGGCGCGTCGCGCCGCGGGTTCCTGCAGGCCACGGCGCTGGCTGCGGGCGGCGGCGTCCTCGCGGTCGCGCTGGGACGCGTCGGCAGCACCCTCGTCCGCGGCACGGCGGCGCTGCGCGAGGCGGTCCGGCTGCCCGCGCCCGCACGGACCGCTCCCCCGCTCGGCGACGTCGACCTCGCGGTCCCCGGCGCGGAGCCCTGGGCCACGCCCGTCACGGACTTCTACCGCATCGACACCGCCCTCGTCGTGCCCCGCGTCGACCCCGCGACGTGGACGCTGCGCGTGCACGGCCTCGTCGAGGAGGAGGTCGTGCTGACCTGGGACGAGCTGCTCGGGTCCGACCTCGTCGAGGCGTGGGTCACGCTCGCGTGCGTGTCCAACCCCGTCGGCGGCGACCTCGTGGGCAACCAGCGCTGGCTCGGCCTGCCGGTCCGCGAGGTGCTCGCCCGGGCCCGCCCCACGGGCGACGCGGACATGGTGCTGTCCCGGTCCGTCGACGGGTTCACCGCGTCCACGCCGCTGGAGGTGCTCACCGACGACCGCGACGCCCTGCTGGCCGTCGCGATGGACGGGCAGCCGCTGCCCGCCGAGCACGGGTTCCCCGTGCGGATGGTCGTGCCCGGGCTCTACGGGTACGTGTCCGCGACCAAGTGGGTCACCGAGCTGGAGGTCACGCGCTTCGACGCGGTGGAGGCGTACTGGACGCAGCGGGGCTGGTCGGCGCGCGGACCGGTGAAGACCCAGTCGCGCATCGACGTGCCGCGCGCCCTCGCCGAGGTCCCTGCCGGCGACGTGGTCGTCGCCGGCACGGCCTGGGCCCAGCACCGCGGCGTGACCGGTGTGCAGGTGCGCGTCGACGACGGGCCGTGGGTCGACGCCGAGCTGGCCGCGGACGGCGGCGTCGACACGTGGCGGCAGTGGCGCCTGGTCTGGGCTGCCGAGCCGGGCGAGCACACGCTGCGCGTGCGGGCCCTGGACCCGGACGGCCCGCAGACGGGTGTGCCCGCCGAGGTCGTGCCCGACGGTGCCACCGGGTACCACGCGGTGGACGTCACCGTCGTGTGA